Proteins encoded together in one Riemerella anatipestifer window:
- a CDS encoding YdeI/OmpD-associated family protein — MEKFNMKTINFTAEIIQHGTDNAGYVVFPFSTEELFGKKGQVKVKVLFDNKVPYRGSLAKMGKSYHFLILTKEIRTSLNKTFGDTVEVSLQQDLEERVVIIPEEVLTIFNAYPEVGLAYNKLSYTRKKELMLWITSAKKEETRERRKQQLPSIILEETKNK; from the coding sequence ATGGAAAAATTTAATATGAAAACTATTAACTTCACTGCAGAAATTATCCAACACGGAACGGACAATGCTGGCTATGTTGTCTTCCCTTTTTCCACCGAAGAGCTTTTTGGAAAGAAAGGGCAAGTAAAGGTAAAAGTGCTATTTGACAATAAAGTACCATACCGAGGAAGTCTTGCTAAAATGGGCAAATCCTATCATTTTTTAATTTTAACTAAAGAAATTAGAACATCATTAAATAAAACCTTTGGAGACACTGTAGAGGTAAGCCTTCAGCAAGATTTAGAGGAACGAGTGGTTATTATACCTGAGGAAGTATTAACTATATTTAATGCTTATCCTGAAGTAGGGTTAGCTTATAACAAGCTATCGTACACCCGAAAAAAAGAGCTAATGCTATGGATTACCTCTGCCAAAAAAGAAGAAACTAGAGAAAGAAGAAAGCAACAACTACCTTCCATTATTTTAGAGGAAACCAAAAATAAATAG